A segment of the Trifolium pratense cultivar HEN17-A07 linkage group LG7, ARS_RC_1.1, whole genome shotgun sequence genome:
CATCGGATTGATCAGTGGAGAAGTCGTCTGGCATTTCATATTTAGGATGTGGTAACTCCGAGTCCGTCACACGTAGTTTATGTTGCTGTGGAAAGAGGCTTTGTTGGATGCGCCAAACGGCGGCACGCGCCCTGAGAACGGCAGGAGGCGGTGTTTTCATACCGAGACGACGAGAGTGAGATTGAAGTTGTTGATATGAAGAAGAAGTGTGAGCGGAAGAAACGGTTTTTTTGTTGGCGGGTGTTTTCATCTTCTCCTTTAGTTTGCGGGAgaattttgttgtttctttcgGCATAGTAAGAGTTAATGGATTAATAAGTATTAGTTTATGAAATTGATTGATTAAGAGAAGAATAACAGAGAAGAAGtaaaagaagagagaatagaGATGACGGAGAGCAGCGGGAAGAGAGAGaacagaagaaagaaaagagaaaaccAAAGTATTGTATTTTTCTGTTTTACCGTGAAgtttatattattgaaaaatttaataaatctTTTTCCCAACTATTAATGGGTTTCcatttactgtaaaaaaaaaaagggtttccATTAaaggtctgtttggtaaaaataagctataagctagctgatagttGATAGCTAAAAAGCTggctgattgaaattaaagtgtttggtaaaattagcttttaaagtggttaataaatataaaatgacataattgatagtgggtagtttcttttttagagtgggtagttattaaattaaagggtaaaaatggaataaagtgtagaaagctataagttataagctcaaacgctacttgaaatagcatctgaaaaaaagctataagctagtaaaaaaagtctgttaccaaacacctctaattttttgaaacaagctgataagctcatataataagctataagctagcttatttgtgttaccaaacacaccctaaaagTAGTACTAATCAATTAACAGTATTAAATATTTTAGGatattttagggttaaatatgatCCCTTTTGTTATGgcaaattctatggtacatatgTTAATTTCTAATATACTGGTACATtagataattaaattaatagataaatgattattttctaaagtaaatcatttttcttatcattaaaataattatagtaactatatattattcatcaaaaccgtcaaaaatataaaaatcaatattttttggatttttattcatcataatagtcaatattgaattttttttaaaaaaaaatattagaaaattattataatgcttataaaacaataaaattgtgttttttcttgtgatattattatttctaaaatacaataatcgactaatagttttttaatgcataaaaataatcgttaatttaaCAATTTACTGACATGATGTACCAGTACAGTCAAATTATTCGAATGTACCGTAGAAGCTCCCTTTTGTTATTACAAAATAGTAATCTTCTAAATTTAgttcttatttaatttttttctttgctttaatgcacttttgatcccctattttgaaaaacctgaacttttgatctcATATTTTAAAACTCAACTTTTTGATCaccttattttgaaaaacttgaacttttgatcccctattttaaaagtcaactttttttatccctatggcaagtataccactATGGCAATATTTTGATCCCTATGAACTttttgaacttttgatcccctgtcacaatattttcaaccactatggcaagtataccaattatgattaagattatgtgcaataattgataaactCCGTCgattttcataggaaagatttcatacaacaattaaacactatcaaattacattgcacagtttaaacaattaaaaaccgataattagaaatctagcaaatcatcaaatcatacattttcttagtgttttattttttgaaaaaatttacatttttttatcctaattcaatattttttactaattaactaaacatgttaaccatgttcttagtgtttttttttacggaaagaaaaaaatcattggacttaaaagttattttttttaactaaacatgctaaaaaaaatataatttttttatgacttTCTGacttaaaagtttgttcatgTTGAAGAGTGTGATTGATCGtattactgcaaatatatatcaagatgatatttatgcaaatagtagttgactccaagtatatatcaacgtgactatattattaattacgaaaaaaaaatcactgattcacatttgtttcttttgctaacaatATATCCTAACCTTTCCggatcaaagaagattgttttctgaatgggttttgggtgttggcgatggagaaattaaagatgacaacgacgatgatttaaaacttgacattccatcagacaAGCATAATTGTAGGGAAAATGTAGCTATACTTTGAGAGGATATCTTGAAGGCTAGGAAGAAACTTCATAGACAAGGTTACACTCAAAAGCTAGGACTCTAGTGTAGTGAAAAACAATGTTGATGCTCCTTTTATACGCTGGTTTGATGGTGATACAACTTATGTTTGTTTGCAAATACTTTTATGAGTTTCCCACAATCATTATTGCACATAAGAAATATGTAATATATATCTGGTTATAATGTGTAGCGTAtgaattttcaaacaaaaaaaataatgtgtaGCATATGTCATAATCGAGTTCATATATCATATGGGAAAGATAAGCCATCATTAGTATTTCCTTGTGTCAATGATCACCCATATAGATATACCATTTTGAATTTTACACAAAACTGGATGATGAAACCAAAAGATTGCAACGGTGATTGCACAACTTTGATGCATCTCAATGAGATCAGCGCTTTCCTATTCACAAATTTCAGCAACAAACTTAAGCCTaaacctaaaacaaaaactGCTAGTGATCTTTCAAGAAAGGGTAATATCTGGCTTCTCAGGTCAATCATCCAATTCTATAACCTGTGTTAAACCTACAGAAGGTGTACTTAAACCTGCAGAAGATGTCACCTGTGTTAAACCTACAGAAGGTGTACTTAAACCTGCAGAAGAcgtcaaaagaaaatataagtatACACATAACCTTGGAAATAAGAATTTGACCGAAATTCAAACAAAAGTATGATATTTGCAACTAagaataattaagaaaaaagaatatttagATTTTAATGTGCAGGTGTGGTGGTAGGGAtgtagagaaaaagaaagaaacctTCAAGCACAGCTGTAACGGCTGCATTAGGTACAAGAAGCCCAACTATACGTCTGTTATCTGATGTAGTTTCAACGCAAACAATGTGTAACCTCCTATGAATTAGTCTGAcctgtatatatttttatttgcattataaaataattattatattttaagcAAGGTGTAATGCTCCAATGATTAAACAATTTACCAGAGGCTCAACAGAATCAGcacatttttcatcaaaaagaAGTTACTCAGTACCAAAGTTACTATAAAAGTTAGTTTTATCAATGTTATATCACAACAAGTTGATACATCATACCTGCTTAGAAAGAACGGTTTGTATTTTTCCCCAAAGAGGAAGAACGACACCACCTAAGACATTTACTTCTTGTAGTCTTGAGCCAACTGAACATGATTTACCATTCTTACATTTGGGACCATGCATGCACTGACAACAAAGGTAATATGTCAAAATGTGAGATACcgtgaattaaaaaaatctacatATTTTCTGACCCCATGACTGCACACATAAAACATAGAACACACATGAGTGCACAACAAAACATAAATCACATGCACTGATTAATGAGATTCGAAATCATGTTACATCGCAAGGTAGAATACAACTTTATCGTACAACCGCTAATAAATTTATGGTTCAGttctcttagaattgagagttggatctaactcaaccctacaaaaccgacttgtaaggtgaggattgcctctactttataaacatatattcaggtcatctcgcatCCGaggtgagacttcttaacacaccccctcgtgCCCAGCACTGTTGGGTTTGGGGCGCGAATATAAATGTTTTCTGGTTTTCTAGATCCGTCTTAACTGTAAGCTAGTCCCGTACTGTAGGGGATTATTAACAGTTCAATGTCTACTCTACTCTTAACAGTTTCCTTTGCATATGAAGATACAATTACAAGAAATAACCTAAACGGTATATATACCTGTTTAGATGAAACTTCATACTCGTGTTCCCAACTTATTTGGGCTGCTTCTAAAGATGAAACTTTTGAATATTTCTTAGTTAATTCTGCCAGATGCATATCCCTACAATTGCAGGGGAAAATGGGTAAACAAGAAAGTTATACTAAAAGAAGGCCAAGTAACTGAAATACATACCGAGGTGATTCTCCGGTGGTGGGACGAACTATCTTATACATAGCTGAAGCAGAACTGCAACACAAAGAAGAACAAACATAATGACTTCAGTAAACTGtcattaattgaaattgaatccTTATACAAGTATGACAAAAATCAGACACAATACCTTTCAAATGCTAAAATAACATGACGTTTTCCCATAAACTCACTGTTGGACTTGTAGAAGCCATCTCCAGATGAACCAAACTCAGCTTTCTGTTTCTCTTTCAGCATGGTATTCGCCAACTTATAcgtaaattataatattatatcaGTAAACTATGTATGTTAGAGGAAAGAAAAATTTAGTTAGGACATCTGAGAAAGCATATGCACCTCCCATGAAACCCCACGATCAAAGATGAATGTGAACAAAACAGTTGAAGCCCCACACATTTGATCAACATAGACTGTCTGCATCAGAGGAAAGTTACTGTCAGTCTTAAATACGAAAATGAGTGGCAGCAAGAAGTTTAGGACAAAAATAAATACCTTTGGAATCCCTTGCAGTTCAATGACATTAGCTTTCAAGTGAACAATGCCTCTGTCAAGGCTACCTTCAATGCGAGCTTTTTGAACAAGAAGATCCAAGTTATTCACAAATAACTCAAATAGCCTGTTGATACAGAATAAATTAGTGTATTGAACAAAATACAAACCTATTCTGAATCTCAGGAACTATTCCCAAAACAAAATACAAACCTATTCTGAATCTCAGGAACTATTCACAAAATCCGGTTGAGAACTCCTTCAATCCTATATGGAAATTGCAAGTATCCCATATGCAGTGAAAAGAGAAAACTTTATAACAAGAATAATCTTCTCTTTGGAAAGGAAGCACAATAATATTTCTTCCTTATGAAATTAATGTCGACATATTGTGAAGAGACATGGTGCAGTCACGATTGTGATTACATCACAAAGACATGCAGACAAATGTGGTCGTAATTGTATCATGATATAGTCACAGAGACCTAAATACCTTTGCTTTGCAATCTAAATTATTATtgcaattaaaattattattgcaCCATCCTTGAAATCTTCCAATCAAACCCAACAAACAATACACTTTAATCATAAGAAATTTTGATCATCATAACCATCTAAAAAATTCACACATTGAAGTAATAAAGtttgacccaaaaaattatcaaacaaCTTCATCCCCTCCTTTAATTGTAGTAGCAGTTTGTATATCTCTTCTCTCTGAGGGTGAGAGTGATCTTCAGCATTGAATGCATAGACTTTATTTTTCACTTCTATCCAACTCCAACCAGGAACCTTTTTCACACCCCTCTCTCGCATCAGCCTAGTTACACTAGCCCTTTCATCCCACATTTTCAAACGCCCATACAGGTCAGAGAGCATAACATAAGTGCTATGATCCTCAGGCTCCACCTCTAGCAACGTTTTTGCCACATGACTAGCTAATTCAATATTACCACAACTTCTACATGCACCTAATAAAGTCCTCAACACCATTGCATCAGGTTCAAAAGGCATTGTTTCAACCAAAGCTTTTGCCTCCTCTAGATGCCCAGCCCGACCAAAGAGATCAACTGCACAAGCATAGTGCTCCATTCTTAGCGGAATATCAAAATT
Coding sequences within it:
- the LOC123893871 gene encoding protein FORGETTER 1-like isoform X2 encodes the protein MCGASTVLFTFIFDRGVSWELANTMLKEKQKAEFGSSGDGFYKSNSEFMGKRHVILAFESSASAMYKIVRPTTGESPRDMHLAELTKKYSKVSSLEAAQISWEHEYEVSSKQCMHGPKCKNGKSCSVGSRLQEVNVLGGVVLPLWGKIQTVLSKQVRLIHRRLHIVCVETTSDNRRIVGLLVPNAAVTAVLEGLSTPSVGLTQVTSSAGLSTPSVGLTQVIELDD
- the LOC123893871 gene encoding protein FORGETTER 1-like isoform X3, whose protein sequence is MCGASTVLFTFIFDRGVSWELANTMLKEKQKAEFGSSGDGFYKSNSEFMGKRHVILAFESSASAMYKIVRPTTGESPRDMHLAELTKKYSKVSSLEAAQISWEHEYEVSSKQNGKSCSVGSRLQEVNVLGGVVLPLWGKIQTVLSKQVRLIHRRLHIVCVETTSDNRRIVGLLVPNAAVTAVLEGLSTPSVGLTQVTSSAGLSTPSVGLTQVIELDD